The proteins below are encoded in one region of Oncorhynchus kisutch isolate 150728-3 linkage group LG14, Okis_V2, whole genome shotgun sequence:
- the LOC109903660 gene encoding serine/threonine-protein kinase SBK1-like isoform X2: MTAATILLDEMCHLTAQSLTSLETSDHFQVVKMLGEGSYGKVMLAVHRERGTPMALKFFPRDSTNLFSFLREYNLSLSFCTHPSLTKALGIAFSTPSHYVFAQQASLFGDLYDVIVPEVGVEEDCVQRVVSQLCGALTHLHSLGFVHRDVKPENIFLVDAACHWVKLGDFGMAKATGTKVPGVWYSSAYCTPEAEISKESEDSRHNTASKPDGGNGLDSKIKRVWVSVEASTDCWALGILTYAMLTGSLPWTQTASDDRSYIKYKEWFDQQKDQEGQDDELDLWGEGKDEAIMMSLDEDKQNRSKRKSHPVAPQFACFTPLASSLFLSLLHPQPRLRGRPDDVLGYLGGDWLQVKEKIQLEEEEEKKKMRGREVISNEKEREGRGEG, from the exons ATGACA GCTGCCACGATACTATTGGACGAGATGTGCCATCTCACGGCCCAGTCGCTGACATCACTGGAGACCTCGGACCACTTCCAGGTGGTCAAGATGTTAGGGGAGGGGTCGTACGGGAAGGTCATGTTGGCTGTACATCGGGAAAGAG GCACTCCAATGGCCCTGAAGTTCTTTCCTCGTGATTCCACAAATCTCTTCTCCTTTTTGCGAGAGtataacctctccctctccttctgcaCCCACccgtccctgaccaaggccctgggCATTGCCTTCTCCACCCCCTCACATTACGTTTTCGCCCAGCAAGCCAGCCTCTTCGGTGATCTATACGACGTCATTGTCCCTgag GTGGGTGTGGAGGAGGACTGTGTCCAGAGGGTGGTTTCCCAGCTGTGCGGTGCCCTAACCCACCTCCACTCCCTGGGCTTCGTCCACCGTGACGTCAAGCCCGAGAACATCTTCCTGGTCGACGCTGCCTGCCACTGGGTCAAACTGGGCGACTTTGGCATGGCCAAGGCCACGGGAACCAAGGTACCTGGTGTGTGGTACAGTTCTGCTTACTGTACGCCCGAGGCAGAGATATCAAAGGAGTCAGAGGATAGTAGACATAATACTGCTTCAAAACCAGATGGAGGAAATGGGTTGGACAGCAAGATCAAGCGGGTGTGGGTGTCGGTGGAGGCCAGTACAGACTGCTGGGCCTTGGGGATCCTCACCTACGCCATGCTGACTGGCAGTCTACCCTGGACGCAGACAGCGTCCGACGACCGCTCTTACATCAAGTACAAAGAGTGGTTTGACCAGCAGAAAGATCAAGAAGGTCAGGACGATGAACTAGACCTATGGGGGGAAGGAAAAGACGAGGCCATCATGATGAGTTTGGATGAAGACAAGCAGAATCGGAGCAAGAGAAAATCCCATCCGGTCGCCCCCCAGTTTGCCTGTTTCACCCCACTGGCCAGTTCCCTTTTCCTGTCACTACTTCACCCGCAGCCTAGGCTTCGCGGTAGGCCCGACGATGTGCTGGGCTACCTGGGAGGAGACTGGTTGCAGGTGAAGGAGAAGatacagctggaggaggaggaggagaagaagaaaatgaGAGGGCGAGAGGTCATCAGCaacgagaaagagagggagggaaggggagagggataa
- the LOC109903660 gene encoding serine/threonine-protein kinase SBK1-like isoform X1 produces the protein MTAATILLDEMCHLTAQSLTSLETSDHFQVVKMLGEGSYGKVMLAVHRERGQLWICFNPNPSLPGLISPECLSFFCSDHFSLFSFPQGTPMALKFFPRDSTNLFSFLREYNLSLSFCTHPSLTKALGIAFSTPSHYVFAQQASLFGDLYDVIVPEVGVEEDCVQRVVSQLCGALTHLHSLGFVHRDVKPENIFLVDAACHWVKLGDFGMAKATGTKVPGVWYSSAYCTPEAEISKESEDSRHNTASKPDGGNGLDSKIKRVWVSVEASTDCWALGILTYAMLTGSLPWTQTASDDRSYIKYKEWFDQQKDQEGQDDELDLWGEGKDEAIMMSLDEDKQNRSKRKSHPVAPQFACFTPLASSLFLSLLHPQPRLRGRPDDVLGYLGGDWLQVKEKIQLEEEEEKKKMRGREVISNEKEREGRGEG, from the exons ATGACA GCTGCCACGATACTATTGGACGAGATGTGCCATCTCACGGCCCAGTCGCTGACATCACTGGAGACCTCGGACCACTTCCAGGTGGTCAAGATGTTAGGGGAGGGGTCGTACGGGAAGGTCATGTTGGCTGTACATCGGGAAAGAGGTCAACTATGGATCTGTTTTAATCCTAACCCCAGTTTGCCTGGCCTCATATCTCCAGaatgtctttctttcttttgttCTGATCActtttctctcttttccttcCCCCAAGGCACTCCAATGGCCCTGAAGTTCTTTCCTCGTGATTCCACAAATCTCTTCTCCTTTTTGCGAGAGtataacctctccctctccttctgcaCCCACccgtccctgaccaaggccctgggCATTGCCTTCTCCACCCCCTCACATTACGTTTTCGCCCAGCAAGCCAGCCTCTTCGGTGATCTATACGACGTCATTGTCCCTgag GTGGGTGTGGAGGAGGACTGTGTCCAGAGGGTGGTTTCCCAGCTGTGCGGTGCCCTAACCCACCTCCACTCCCTGGGCTTCGTCCACCGTGACGTCAAGCCCGAGAACATCTTCCTGGTCGACGCTGCCTGCCACTGGGTCAAACTGGGCGACTTTGGCATGGCCAAGGCCACGGGAACCAAGGTACCTGGTGTGTGGTACAGTTCTGCTTACTGTACGCCCGAGGCAGAGATATCAAAGGAGTCAGAGGATAGTAGACATAATACTGCTTCAAAACCAGATGGAGGAAATGGGTTGGACAGCAAGATCAAGCGGGTGTGGGTGTCGGTGGAGGCCAGTACAGACTGCTGGGCCTTGGGGATCCTCACCTACGCCATGCTGACTGGCAGTCTACCCTGGACGCAGACAGCGTCCGACGACCGCTCTTACATCAAGTACAAAGAGTGGTTTGACCAGCAGAAAGATCAAGAAGGTCAGGACGATGAACTAGACCTATGGGGGGAAGGAAAAGACGAGGCCATCATGATGAGTTTGGATGAAGACAAGCAGAATCGGAGCAAGAGAAAATCCCATCCGGTCGCCCCCCAGTTTGCCTGTTTCACCCCACTGGCCAGTTCCCTTTTCCTGTCACTACTTCACCCGCAGCCTAGGCTTCGCGGTAGGCCCGACGATGTGCTGGGCTACCTGGGAGGAGACTGGTTGCAGGTGAAGGAGAAGatacagctggaggaggaggaggagaagaagaaaatgaGAGGGCGAGAGGTCATCAGCaacgagaaagagagggagggaaggggagagggataa
- the LOC109903660 gene encoding serine/threonine-protein kinase SBK1-like isoform X4, whose amino-acid sequence MREECGGCHDTIGRDVPSHGPVADITGDLGPLPGTPMALKFFPRDSTNLFSFLREYNLSLSFCTHPSLTKALGIAFSTPSHYVFAQQASLFGDLYDVIVPEVGVEEDCVQRVVSQLCGALTHLHSLGFVHRDVKPENIFLVDAACHWVKLGDFGMAKATGTKVPGVWYSSAYCTPEAEISKESEDSRHNTASKPDGGNGLDSKIKRVWVSVEASTDCWALGILTYAMLTGSLPWTQTASDDRSYIKYKEWFDQQKDQEGQDDELDLWGEGKDEAIMMSLDEDKQNRSKRKSHPVAPQFACFTPLASSLFLSLLHPQPRLRGRPDDVLGYLGGDWLQVKEKIQLEEEEEKKKMRGREVISNEKEREGRGEG is encoded by the exons GCTGCCACGATACTATTGGACGAGATGTGCCATCTCACGGCCCAGTCGCTGACATCACTGGAGACCTCGGACCACTTCCAG GCACTCCAATGGCCCTGAAGTTCTTTCCTCGTGATTCCACAAATCTCTTCTCCTTTTTGCGAGAGtataacctctccctctccttctgcaCCCACccgtccctgaccaaggccctgggCATTGCCTTCTCCACCCCCTCACATTACGTTTTCGCCCAGCAAGCCAGCCTCTTCGGTGATCTATACGACGTCATTGTCCCTgag GTGGGTGTGGAGGAGGACTGTGTCCAGAGGGTGGTTTCCCAGCTGTGCGGTGCCCTAACCCACCTCCACTCCCTGGGCTTCGTCCACCGTGACGTCAAGCCCGAGAACATCTTCCTGGTCGACGCTGCCTGCCACTGGGTCAAACTGGGCGACTTTGGCATGGCCAAGGCCACGGGAACCAAGGTACCTGGTGTGTGGTACAGTTCTGCTTACTGTACGCCCGAGGCAGAGATATCAAAGGAGTCAGAGGATAGTAGACATAATACTGCTTCAAAACCAGATGGAGGAAATGGGTTGGACAGCAAGATCAAGCGGGTGTGGGTGTCGGTGGAGGCCAGTACAGACTGCTGGGCCTTGGGGATCCTCACCTACGCCATGCTGACTGGCAGTCTACCCTGGACGCAGACAGCGTCCGACGACCGCTCTTACATCAAGTACAAAGAGTGGTTTGACCAGCAGAAAGATCAAGAAGGTCAGGACGATGAACTAGACCTATGGGGGGAAGGAAAAGACGAGGCCATCATGATGAGTTTGGATGAAGACAAGCAGAATCGGAGCAAGAGAAAATCCCATCCGGTCGCCCCCCAGTTTGCCTGTTTCACCCCACTGGCCAGTTCCCTTTTCCTGTCACTACTTCACCCGCAGCCTAGGCTTCGCGGTAGGCCCGACGATGTGCTGGGCTACCTGGGAGGAGACTGGTTGCAGGTGAAGGAGAAGatacagctggaggaggaggaggagaagaagaaaatgaGAGGGCGAGAGGTCATCAGCaacgagaaagagagggagggaaggggagagggataa
- the LOC109903660 gene encoding serine/threonine-protein kinase SBK1-like isoform X3, whose protein sequence is MCHLTAQSLTSLETSDHFQVVKMLGEGSYGKVMLAVHRERGTPMALKFFPRDSTNLFSFLREYNLSLSFCTHPSLTKALGIAFSTPSHYVFAQQASLFGDLYDVIVPEVGVEEDCVQRVVSQLCGALTHLHSLGFVHRDVKPENIFLVDAACHWVKLGDFGMAKATGTKVPGVWYSSAYCTPEAEISKESEDSRHNTASKPDGGNGLDSKIKRVWVSVEASTDCWALGILTYAMLTGSLPWTQTASDDRSYIKYKEWFDQQKDQEGQDDELDLWGEGKDEAIMMSLDEDKQNRSKRKSHPVAPQFACFTPLASSLFLSLLHPQPRLRGRPDDVLGYLGGDWLQVKEKIQLEEEEEKKKMRGREVISNEKEREGRGEG, encoded by the exons ATGTGCCATCTCACGGCCCAGTCGCTGACATCACTGGAGACCTCGGACCACTTCCAGGTGGTCAAGATGTTAGGGGAGGGGTCGTACGGGAAGGTCATGTTGGCTGTACATCGGGAAAGAG GCACTCCAATGGCCCTGAAGTTCTTTCCTCGTGATTCCACAAATCTCTTCTCCTTTTTGCGAGAGtataacctctccctctccttctgcaCCCACccgtccctgaccaaggccctgggCATTGCCTTCTCCACCCCCTCACATTACGTTTTCGCCCAGCAAGCCAGCCTCTTCGGTGATCTATACGACGTCATTGTCCCTgag GTGGGTGTGGAGGAGGACTGTGTCCAGAGGGTGGTTTCCCAGCTGTGCGGTGCCCTAACCCACCTCCACTCCCTGGGCTTCGTCCACCGTGACGTCAAGCCCGAGAACATCTTCCTGGTCGACGCTGCCTGCCACTGGGTCAAACTGGGCGACTTTGGCATGGCCAAGGCCACGGGAACCAAGGTACCTGGTGTGTGGTACAGTTCTGCTTACTGTACGCCCGAGGCAGAGATATCAAAGGAGTCAGAGGATAGTAGACATAATACTGCTTCAAAACCAGATGGAGGAAATGGGTTGGACAGCAAGATCAAGCGGGTGTGGGTGTCGGTGGAGGCCAGTACAGACTGCTGGGCCTTGGGGATCCTCACCTACGCCATGCTGACTGGCAGTCTACCCTGGACGCAGACAGCGTCCGACGACCGCTCTTACATCAAGTACAAAGAGTGGTTTGACCAGCAGAAAGATCAAGAAGGTCAGGACGATGAACTAGACCTATGGGGGGAAGGAAAAGACGAGGCCATCATGATGAGTTTGGATGAAGACAAGCAGAATCGGAGCAAGAGAAAATCCCATCCGGTCGCCCCCCAGTTTGCCTGTTTCACCCCACTGGCCAGTTCCCTTTTCCTGTCACTACTTCACCCGCAGCCTAGGCTTCGCGGTAGGCCCGACGATGTGCTGGGCTACCTGGGAGGAGACTGGTTGCAGGTGAAGGAGAAGatacagctggaggaggaggaggagaagaagaaaatgaGAGGGCGAGAGGTCATCAGCaacgagaaagagagggagggaaggggagagggataa
- the LOC109903660 gene encoding serine/threonine-protein kinase SBK1-like isoform X5 → MALKFFPRDSTNLFSFLREYNLSLSFCTHPSLTKALGIAFSTPSHYVFAQQASLFGDLYDVIVPEVGVEEDCVQRVVSQLCGALTHLHSLGFVHRDVKPENIFLVDAACHWVKLGDFGMAKATGTKVPGVWYSSAYCTPEAEISKESEDSRHNTASKPDGGNGLDSKIKRVWVSVEASTDCWALGILTYAMLTGSLPWTQTASDDRSYIKYKEWFDQQKDQEGQDDELDLWGEGKDEAIMMSLDEDKQNRSKRKSHPVAPQFACFTPLASSLFLSLLHPQPRLRGRPDDVLGYLGGDWLQVKEKIQLEEEEEKKKMRGREVISNEKEREGRGEG, encoded by the exons ATGGCCCTGAAGTTCTTTCCTCGTGATTCCACAAATCTCTTCTCCTTTTTGCGAGAGtataacctctccctctccttctgcaCCCACccgtccctgaccaaggccctgggCATTGCCTTCTCCACCCCCTCACATTACGTTTTCGCCCAGCAAGCCAGCCTCTTCGGTGATCTATACGACGTCATTGTCCCTgag GTGGGTGTGGAGGAGGACTGTGTCCAGAGGGTGGTTTCCCAGCTGTGCGGTGCCCTAACCCACCTCCACTCCCTGGGCTTCGTCCACCGTGACGTCAAGCCCGAGAACATCTTCCTGGTCGACGCTGCCTGCCACTGGGTCAAACTGGGCGACTTTGGCATGGCCAAGGCCACGGGAACCAAGGTACCTGGTGTGTGGTACAGTTCTGCTTACTGTACGCCCGAGGCAGAGATATCAAAGGAGTCAGAGGATAGTAGACATAATACTGCTTCAAAACCAGATGGAGGAAATGGGTTGGACAGCAAGATCAAGCGGGTGTGGGTGTCGGTGGAGGCCAGTACAGACTGCTGGGCCTTGGGGATCCTCACCTACGCCATGCTGACTGGCAGTCTACCCTGGACGCAGACAGCGTCCGACGACCGCTCTTACATCAAGTACAAAGAGTGGTTTGACCAGCAGAAAGATCAAGAAGGTCAGGACGATGAACTAGACCTATGGGGGGAAGGAAAAGACGAGGCCATCATGATGAGTTTGGATGAAGACAAGCAGAATCGGAGCAAGAGAAAATCCCATCCGGTCGCCCCCCAGTTTGCCTGTTTCACCCCACTGGCCAGTTCCCTTTTCCTGTCACTACTTCACCCGCAGCCTAGGCTTCGCGGTAGGCCCGACGATGTGCTGGGCTACCTGGGAGGAGACTGGTTGCAGGTGAAGGAGAAGatacagctggaggaggaggaggagaagaagaaaatgaGAGGGCGAGAGGTCATCAGCaacgagaaagagagggagggaaggggagagggataa
- the LOC109903667 gene encoding adaptin ear-binding coat-associated protein 1: MAAEGEYESILCVKPDINVYRIPPRATNRGYRAADWKLDVPDWSGRMRITAKGKVAYIKLEDKVSGELFAQAPVTEYPGIAVETVSDSSRYFVLRIQDDNGRSAFIGVGFGDRGDSFDFNVSLQDHFKWVKQENEISKNPQGAASGPKLDLGFKEGQTITLNIGQGKKRDKPRSQGAGGSGLLPPPPKGKMAPPPSSTFSNHNTVPQTGGPEIGCLLDLDSSNSNTVVQSSNLSTALWGDFSTPASSLPPTSRQQHTLNWGQF, from the exons ATGGCGGCCGAAGGCGAATATGAGTCAATCCTGTGCGTTAAACCCGACATCAATGTTTATCGCATACCACCGAGGGCTACAAATCGTGGATACAG GGCAGCAGACTGGAAGCTGGATGTGCCCGATTGGTCAGGGCGCATGCGGATCACGGCGAAGGGCAAAGTGGCCTACATCAAACTGGAAGACAAGGTCTCAG GAGAGCTGTTCGCCCAAGCCCCTGTCACAGAGTATCCCGGCATCGCAGTTGAAACCGTAAGCGACTCCAGTCGCTACTTTGTCCTGCGAATACAGGATGacaatg GCCGCAGTGCGTTCATTGGTGTTGGATTCGGGGACAGAGGGGACTCTTTTGACTTCAACGTGTCTTTGCAGGACCACTTTAA GTGGGTGAAACAAGAGAATGAGATCAGCAAAAACCCTCAGGGGGCAGCTTCGGGACCAAAGCTGGACTTGGGATTTAAAGAAGGACAAACCATCACCCTTAATATTGGG CAAGGCAAAAAAAGAGATAAGCCACGCTCACAGGGGGCAGGTGGGTCTGGTCTCCTTCCACCGCCACCAAAAGGCAAGAtggctcctcctccttcctctaccTTCTCCAATCACAACACAGTGCCTCAAACAGGAGGCCCAGAGATCG gCTGTTTGCTAGATCTGGACAGTAGTAACTCCAACACTGTGGTCCAATCATCTAATCTCAGCACTGCTCTTTGGGGAGACTTCTCCACTCCTGCAAG TTCTCTCCCCCCAACATCGCGACAACAGCACACTCTGAATTGGGGCCAGTTTTGA